In one window of Tursiops truncatus isolate mTurTru1 chromosome 5, mTurTru1.mat.Y, whole genome shotgun sequence DNA:
- the TMEM192 gene encoding transmembrane protein 192 isoform X6, producing MGSLDLIQSIEDDPLLDTQHLPHHSLHAHFRPRFQALPTVIIANLLLLIHIVFVILAFLTGVLCSYPNPIEDKCPGNYTNPLKVQTVIILGKVILWILHFLLERYIQYHHSKVRNRGYNKIYRSTRHLKSLALMIHSTGNTALLFLLCLQHSFPEPSALYLDLILATLAVELVCSLTCLLVYTVKIRKFNKAKPQPDVLEEEKIYAYPSNITSETGFRTLSSLEEIVEKQGDIIVYLKRHNALLSQRLLAFTSSDLSSQPSGI from the exons GGTTCCTTGGATCTCATCCAAAGTATTGAAGATGACCCCCTTCTGGACACCCAGCATCTCCCACATCACTCATTACACGCTCATTTTAGGCCCAGATTCCAGGCTCTTCCTACAGTCATCATTGCAAATCTTCTCTTGTTGATACAT attgtgtttgttattttagcatttttaacaGGTGTGCTTTGTTCTTACCCCAATCCAATTGAGGACAAGTGCCCAGGAAACTATACCAACCCATTGAAAGTTCAGACAGTCATAATCCTCGgaaaagttattttgtggattcTGCATTTCCTCCTTGAACGATACATCCAGTATCACCACAGCAAAGTAAGAAACCGAGGCTATAACAAGATCTACCGGTCAACAAGGCATCTTAAAAGCCTTGCGCTGATGATACACTCCACTG GCAACACGGCGCTACTCTTCCTGCTCTGCCTGCAGCACTCCTTCCCCGAGCCCAGCGCGCTGTACCTGGACCTCATTCTGGCCACCCTGGCCGTGGAGCTGGTCTGTTCCCTGACGTGCCTGCTCGTGTACACAG tgAAAATTCGAAAATTTAATAAAGCCAAGCCACAGCCTGATgtacttgaagaagaaaaaatctaTGCTTACCCCAGCAATATTACCTCGGAGACTGGATTCAG GACTCTCTCAAGCctggaagagattgtggagaAGCAAGGAGACATCATAGTGTACCTGAAGCGGCACAATGCCCTGCTCAGCCAGCGTCTGCTGGCCTTCACGTCCTCTGACCTCAGCTCTCAGCCAAGTGGGATTTGA
- the TMEM192 gene encoding transmembrane protein 192 isoform X3 has product MIAPAHCLERVFGVGRGRGTKWGFSRPRVEEMELNLGIPKQLEFTRQRTQKGERCAEGELGRGAESPQGSLDLIQSIEDDPLLDTQHLPHHSLHAHFRPRFQALPTVIIANLLLLIHIVFVILAFLTGVLCSYPNPIEDKCPGNYTNPLKVQTVIILGKVILWILHFLLERYIQYHHSKVRNRGYNKIYRSTRHLKSLALMIHSTGNTALLFLLCLQHSFPEPSALYLDLILATLAVELVCSLTCLLVYTVKIRKFNKAKPQPDVLEEEKIYAYPSNITSETGFRTLSSLEEIVEKQGDIIVYLKRHNALLSQRLLAFTSSDLSSQPSGI; this is encoded by the exons ATGATTGCCCCAGCTCACTGCCTTGAGAGAGTTTTCGGggtgggcagaggaagggggaCCAAGTGGGGCTTCAGTAGACCCCGAGTTGAGGAGATGGAGCTGAATCTGGGGATACCGAAGCAGCTGGAGTTCACAAGACAGAGAACCCAGAAAGGAGAGCGCTGTGCAGAGGGAGAGCTCGGAAGAGGTGCAGAGTCCCCTCAG GGTTCCTTGGATCTCATCCAAAGTATTGAAGATGACCCCCTTCTGGACACCCAGCATCTCCCACATCACTCATTACACGCTCATTTTAGGCCCAGATTCCAGGCTCTTCCTACAGTCATCATTGCAAATCTTCTCTTGTTGATACAT attgtgtttgttattttagcatttttaacaGGTGTGCTTTGTTCTTACCCCAATCCAATTGAGGACAAGTGCCCAGGAAACTATACCAACCCATTGAAAGTTCAGACAGTCATAATCCTCGgaaaagttattttgtggattcTGCATTTCCTCCTTGAACGATACATCCAGTATCACCACAGCAAAGTAAGAAACCGAGGCTATAACAAGATCTACCGGTCAACAAGGCATCTTAAAAGCCTTGCGCTGATGATACACTCCACTG GCAACACGGCGCTACTCTTCCTGCTCTGCCTGCAGCACTCCTTCCCCGAGCCCAGCGCGCTGTACCTGGACCTCATTCTGGCCACCCTGGCCGTGGAGCTGGTCTGTTCCCTGACGTGCCTGCTCGTGTACACAG tgAAAATTCGAAAATTTAATAAAGCCAAGCCACAGCCTGATgtacttgaagaagaaaaaatctaTGCTTACCCCAGCAATATTACCTCGGAGACTGGATTCAG GACTCTCTCAAGCctggaagagattgtggagaAGCAAGGAGACATCATAGTGTACCTGAAGCGGCACAATGCCCTGCTCAGCCAGCGTCTGCTGGCCTTCACGTCCTCTGACCTCAGCTCTCAGCCAAGTGGGATTTGA
- the TMEM192 gene encoding transmembrane protein 192 isoform X5 translates to MEDGSLDLIQSIEDDPLLDTQHLPHHSLHAHFRPRFQALPTVIIANLLLLIHIVFVILAFLTGVLCSYPNPIEDKCPGNYTNPLKVQTVIILGKVILWILHFLLERYIQYHHSKVRNRGYNKIYRSTRHLKSLALMIHSTGNTALLFLLCLQHSFPEPSALYLDLILATLAVELVCSLTCLLVYTVKIRKFNKAKPQPDVLEEEKIYAYPSNITSETGFRTLSSLEEIVEKQGDIIVYLKRHNALLSQRLLAFTSSDLSSQPSGI, encoded by the exons GGTTCCTTGGATCTCATCCAAAGTATTGAAGATGACCCCCTTCTGGACACCCAGCATCTCCCACATCACTCATTACACGCTCATTTTAGGCCCAGATTCCAGGCTCTTCCTACAGTCATCATTGCAAATCTTCTCTTGTTGATACAT attgtgtttgttattttagcatttttaacaGGTGTGCTTTGTTCTTACCCCAATCCAATTGAGGACAAGTGCCCAGGAAACTATACCAACCCATTGAAAGTTCAGACAGTCATAATCCTCGgaaaagttattttgtggattcTGCATTTCCTCCTTGAACGATACATCCAGTATCACCACAGCAAAGTAAGAAACCGAGGCTATAACAAGATCTACCGGTCAACAAGGCATCTTAAAAGCCTTGCGCTGATGATACACTCCACTG GCAACACGGCGCTACTCTTCCTGCTCTGCCTGCAGCACTCCTTCCCCGAGCCCAGCGCGCTGTACCTGGACCTCATTCTGGCCACCCTGGCCGTGGAGCTGGTCTGTTCCCTGACGTGCCTGCTCGTGTACACAG tgAAAATTCGAAAATTTAATAAAGCCAAGCCACAGCCTGATgtacttgaagaagaaaaaatctaTGCTTACCCCAGCAATATTACCTCGGAGACTGGATTCAG GACTCTCTCAAGCctggaagagattgtggagaAGCAAGGAGACATCATAGTGTACCTGAAGCGGCACAATGCCCTGCTCAGCCAGCGTCTGCTGGCCTTCACGTCCTCTGACCTCAGCTCTCAGCCAAGTGGGATTTGA